In the genome of Shewanella denitrificans OS217, the window CACCAAGGAGCTAGCTTTGCCCGCCGCGCGGCGAATAAGGGCTTTCATTCTGGCCAATAACTCTTCTGGGTGAAAGGGTTTAGTCAGATAATCATCGGCGCCAGCGTCAAGACCGCTGACTTTATCTTGCCAACTGTCTCTGGCGGTAAGCACCAAGATAGGGTAGCTCACCTGGCGCTCCCTTAAGGTTTTGATAAGGCTTATCCCATCAAGCTTTGGCAGACCAATGTCTATAATGGCGGCGTCATAGGGAAACTCTAACCCTTGATACAAGCCAAGTTCTCCGTCTGAGGCGATATCCAAGGAATAGTTGGCATTTTGCAGATGCTGCTTAAGGTTTTGCTGCAGGGCTATGTCATCTTCAACCAGTAATAAGCGCATGTTACATCCTTTTTTGCAGAGCAAGTGGCTGTTTCGATCAAAAGGGAAT includes:
- a CDS encoding response regulator transcription factor, encoding MRLLLVEDDIALQQNLKQHLQNANYSLDIASDGELGLYQGLEFPYDAAIIDIGLPKLDGISLIKTLRERQVSYPILVLTARDSWQDKVSGLDAGADDYLTKPFHPEELLARMKALIRRAAGKASSLVSNGPFSVNLTSLEVKRHEVLVNLSSSEYKLFEFLMLHPGEVQSKSVLTEHIYDQDFDLDSNVIEVFIRRLRKKLDPDNQYQLIETLRGQGYRLNPFLQAAPSLEQTSGSQVKADDE